Genomic DNA from Coffea arabica cultivar ET-39 chromosome 7e, Coffea Arabica ET-39 HiFi, whole genome shotgun sequence:
atcctTATTGTATTATTACtagcattattattattattattattgttattattattattattattattattattattattattattattattattattattattattattattgtgatTTTAAACATTTCGCTTAACAATTTAGCACTTATCTTACCTTGTCTAATTTGACTTAATACAGTTAGATTAAGATGCTTTAGGTTTCCATTAAAATATCTTATACGTAATTATCTAAGTATAACTTTACATGACTAACCCTTCCATTGTAACAACTGCCTTAAATTGGGTTTTGCATTTTAATATTCACGGTATACTATAAAAATGAACtagttatatttaaaatttatttattaaacacTTACTAAATTTTTATGCTATAGTTTGGTCCAAGTTTAAATTGCCTCCCTTTatacatatttatttttttgtttattattattactattgttattattatatatatatatttttaattccGGCAGTGCCCATGGCCGCCAGAGGGTCTGGCGACCCCAAATCCCATTGTTGCTAGCACTTGCTGGTGACATCatctcatctttttttttttgtcttgggTTGGCCTCGGCCAACCCTTGGAATTCTTCATGTGGCGTTGCTTCTGCAACGCCTGACCGAAACAGAGCAGCGGCGCCGCTGCCGCTGCTCttccctttcctttcttttttttttttttttaataaacagATTCGTACGCCTTAAAATCTTAAGATTAAAATCAACCCCTTTATTTCTATTAACCCAGATACGAATCTTATCGAAACATATATATCTAAACCTATATAGCAACAATATATGTACATGAAATTTCCTAGGAAAAGTGAATACAACTACTAAAACTTAAAAGAGAGGTTTTCTTGCGTGAACTCGAGACTTACAGGTTTAGGTGTCTAGTCGTCGGATCGATTGACGGTGTTGCCTGCTTCTCCTTCTCTTCTCTCCGACAGCTCTTGCTCTAGGGAGGCAGACGAAAGAAAGGTAAGGTTGGGGTTATTTTTCTGTCTAGGGTTTTTATGAAATCCTAACCCTAGCCCTACTTATATTAGAACCCCTTATCCCATCCTGtagttactttattttattttcccatttttaCTTAGTaactttattcttttaattagttgaaaaaataaaataacctaATAAAAAAATGAGGTAATAAAATTTGTGCCACAGTCGTGGGTTTCAGATCTTCAATCTTCAGTCTCATTATCATCACACTTACTTTTTTATCaagatataaaaataattaaatcaaaatcaattataATCCAATGATGAAATGGCCAAAACTATTCTGATTTGTTAGAAGTtagaataaaaattttatattaacttttttACATTCTTGATAGGTGCCATTTAACATTTGGAGATAGATATTCTTTAAAGATTCAACAATAAGTTACAGTTGTTCAGAGAAACTTAGAAAATAAAGTAAAGTGCTTCTTCTGAAATATttccaagaaaaaaaaggtgaaaaatggtTACAGTCCatgttaaggaaaaaaaaagaatataattCAGAAAAGTAGTACTGCCTTTGGTTGGGCTCACATATTTCTCACTTCAAAGGATCGAATACAGAAGCAAATTTTGTATCCatttcaaattgaaaattttgtataattgttaaaagtgaaaaatcaaatttaaaaaatgtacTAAGTTGAATGTTCAACTCATGATGTTATGAAATAGAAAATAATCCAACTCCTTTCGGAAACCTCGTCGATTATAACTTGCACAAAACCTGCAATTGAGGGGAAAAAAATATATCCAGTATATTCATGGCCAAAATTTGTAGCAATCATAAGGAAAATACAAATACATGTATCCccaatttattgaaaaaaaaaaagaaatttgcatcaATTTCTATGATGGCTGAAGAAATTGCAAGCTAACTAGAGCTATTTTTTTGTCCGTTAATAagaactactttttttttccattaagAGCTAGACCTACCATTTGAAGACATTCTATGATGCCTAGAGCAAAATACATCCAAGCAAAGTAATTTCTAGTTagaaaaaaattatagaaaGAATTTCACCAAGGAGATAGAGGCTTATACATGACAAAAATTAGGCAAAGAAGGTGAGTTGCAATGGTTGCAATTCCGGCACTAATCCATTTCTCACCTTCAGGCAAGTAGGTGGTTCAAACTAAAACAACAACtaataattgaaaaattttaaaaaaaatagagagagaaaaaaaattatgtataGTCGTCTCAAAATCATAATAACATCAACTCGGTCCCCCTCCTGACGATGCTCGTACCCTCCACCGTCCTCGTTAAGTGATAAAGTTTAGCCTTCAGATCCCATAGGCAACTGCTTCTGAAGTGATGAAAATACCGTCTCCCATGCAAGCATTCGATCCCGCTGATTATGAGTTTGTATCACATTTGGGAAATGGCATTTCGGGTAGTGTTGATAGGGTGAGGAACAAACATACCCGTCATGCATATGCGAGGAAGAGGATAAGCATTTCGGGTGGTATGGCGGATGAACGCGAGAAATAACACTCTTTGATTTTGAGAAAGATGGCAACTGTAGCTCAGTTTGATCATCCTAACCTTGTGAAATTGGTTTCCAGTTGGGCTAGCGTAACCGAGATTCAAATGATGTTTGAGctgattgatggatttttgaAAGATTTTTACACTGAAGAGGAGAATGTGATCGCACACATTGCGCAACAAATATTGATGGGTCTGAGTTATCCACGGGACAAAAGAATTGTCCATAGGGACTTGAAGCTAGCGAACGTGTTGAGAAATAACGACGACAATGTTAAGATTGCAGATTTTGGTTCGAGCAGGAGATTGGACATCGGCAACATGCAATTCATTTTGACAGTCCTCGGCACTATTCAATATTGTAGTCCCGAAATGTTGCAACATCAACTGCGAAAAATTGACCGACTAGACAAGAGTAACATTTGGAGCTTGGGGATCTTATTGCTGGAAATTTATATGGGACATTTCCCTTTTCCCCGCATTGATAAGCTTCAGATTTACAACGAGATTATTAATGACTTTGTTGTTCCTGAGTTGCCCAATTCTACCTCACAGTTCCGGGATTTTGTTCAGCAATGTTTGATTAGGGATGTAGACTCCAGGGCATCTGTTGATGATCTACTGGGCCACAATTTCTTGTATATGTTTCATTAGGATGTGGCTCTTTTTTTGTGGTTGTTTGTTGACAAGTCAGTCTTTGCAAGTTAGTCCCTTGTGCTGTTGTCCGGTGATTGTTCTTTTGAGAAGTTAGTCTTTTTTGGGATTAATGCTAGTTGTTTTTCACAAGTTACTCTTTTGTTGATGCTACTTACTTTAAGGCTGATTGTGGAGTCATCTGATTCTCTTACTAGGAGCTTGCTTTATAGACATCTGATGTTGAAAGTTTGctttaatagaaaaaaaaacatcaacTCATctatgaaaataaataaataaaagaatcaaCTTATGGAGTAATTTGGTAGCAATCAAACATAAGAACgtaacaaaagaaaataattttactAATTTACATAAAAAtcgcaaaaaggaaaaatcaaaaaagggaaaaatatcCCAACAAATCTGATTCCTCAAGCATGCAAATAAAAGAgtcaaatataaaatatatgtcAATTACTTCTTTAacttcaaaataagaagaagCAAGAAGACAGAGAGCTTCCCGAAACAAAAGCGCTAAGAAGAACTAAGTGACCAGAAGGCTCAAATAATTGGGCATACTCTCttatatataagaaaattttgattcaGAAAAGTAAACATCACatcatgatgaatttttggaaaaaaagttGGATGCCCGAGACAATCGAGACATAAAGTCGTCCATGACCATTCTGGTTTGGTAGACAAAGATGGGTTTAGGTAGAGAAAACATGTGGAAATAGAAAGCTACACTATTCCAGTCCCTATTTAAACTTGAATTGTCTCCCCCATAGACAATGATTCAAGACATCTCCTACCCTTTATGTTGTAGCCCATTTGCATTTCCATCCATTCCTATCCATAATAAGGGAACAACATTTAAGGCAACAAAACAAACGCAAGCTTCTCCTTCCTACAACCACGTGGTAGCATGAAAAGCAACTACAGTAACAAGCAACTCGTTCTTATATTATagttagatatatatata
This window encodes:
- the LOC113700700 gene encoding mitogen-activated protein kinase kinase 4-like, translated to MATVAQFDHPNLVKLVSSWASVTEIQMMFELIDGFLKDFYTEEENVIAHIAQQILMGLSYPRDKRIVHRDLKLANVLRNNDDNVKIADFGSSRRLDIGNMQFILTVLGTIQYCSPEMLQHQLRKIDRLDKSNIWSLGILLLEIYMGHFPFPRIDKLQIYNEIINDFVVPELPNSTSQFRDFVQQCLIRDVDSRASVDDLLGHNFLYMFH